In one window of Henckelia pumila isolate YLH828 chromosome 1, ASM3356847v2, whole genome shotgun sequence DNA:
- the LOC140874247 gene encoding uncharacterized protein, which translates to MDIIVADELRELRHKIQKLEETVSRESRRVKAQNWPFSREVINEPLPAHYKSAKIRDYDGSTDLEEHLAWFENVAMLHFYEDKIKCKVFLTTLVDSAQRWFEKLESGCIRSFANFHEGLREREFFKSLVKKTPRDFEDSLDQAEKYINMEESWRQKREMAQKEGGKDQGVREGNPVSRSDNLGRLSSYAPQKQKRSNLEEMKQTDKKPRGLPWIVRSNASIPPKPINPDRRRDREHNPRKTDRQREERTSRGVIKMISGGSTDGDSNRTRKARGRKEILCAEVKEQRNIPIITFGQRDLDRVHAPHKDALMIQAKVDNHDVRRVFVNSGSSVNVIFQGAFEQMDLQGYELSPMKIALYGFAGHTVHPKGEMLLHLTLGSGDLRMTTMILFALVDAIYS; encoded by the exons ATGGACATTATTGTGGCTGATGAGTTGAGGGAATTGCGGCATAAAATACAGAAGTTGGAGGAAACAGTCTCTAGGGAGTCTCGGCGAGTTAAAGCTCAAAATTGGCCATTCTCCCGAGAAGTGATAAATGAGCCCTTACCTGCTCATTACAAATCCGCCAAGATCAGGGACTATGATGGCAGTACTGACCTGGAGGAACACTTAGCATGGTTTGAAAATGTGGCCATGCTACATTTTTATGAAGATAAAATCAAGTGCAAAGTCTTTCTGACCACCCTGGTGGATTCTGCCCAAAGGTGGTTTGAGAAGTTGGAGTCTGGCTGCATCCGATCATTTGCCAATTTTCATGAG GGACTCAGGGAGAGGGAGTTCTTTAAATCACTAGTGAAGAAAACTCCTCGGGATTTTGAGGATTCGTTGGATCAGGcggaaaaatatataaacatggAGGAATCCTGGAGGCAGAAGAGAGAGATGGCCCAGAAGGAAGGAGGTAAAGATCAAGGGGTGAGAGAAGGGAATCCAGTTAGTAGAAGTGATAATTTGGGGAGGCTATCTTCATATGCCCCTCAAAAG CAAAAGAGGTCCAACCTGGAAGAGATGAAACAGACAGATAAAAAACCTCGGGGTCTACCTTGGATTGTTAGGTCCAATGCTTCCATTCCACCAAAACCTATTAATCCAGATAGAAGAAGAGATAGAGAACACAACCCTCGGAAGACAGACCGACAACGCGAGGAAAGGACATCCCGAGGTGTCATTAAAATGATCTCGGGCGGGTCTACTGATGGAGATTCTAACCGGACTCGAAAAGCCCGGGGGAGAAAGGAGATTTTGTGTGCGGAAGTGAAGGAGCAAAGGAATATTCCCATCATTACGTTTGGACAACGGGATTTGGACAGAGTTCATGCTCCACACAAAGACGCTCTAATGATACAGGCCAAGGTGGACAATCATGATGTTCGAAGGGTGTTTGTGAACTCGGGAAGCTCAGTCAATGTCATTTTCCAAGGAGCCTTCGAGCAAATGGATTTACAGGGATATGAGTTAAGTCCTATGAAAATAGCGTTGTATGGTTTTGCTGGACATACTGTCCACCCCAAAGGAGAGATGTTATTGCATTTGACTCTGGGAtcaggcgatttgaggatgacAACTATGATCTTATTTGCGTTGGTGGATgctatttattcttaa
- the LOC140875543 gene encoding delta-1-pyrroline-5-carboxylate synthase isoform X1, which translates to MEAVDSTRSFVRDVKRVIVKVGTAVVTRADGRIALGRLGALCEQIHELNHQGYEVILVTSGAVGVGRQRLRYRKLVNSSFADLQKPQVELDGKACAGVGQNGLMALYDTLFSQLDVTSAQLLVTDSDFRDPDFRKQLNETVKSLLSLKVIPIFNENDAVSTRKAPYEDSSGIFWDNDSLSALLAMELKADLLVLLSDVDGLYSGPPSDPHSELIHTYVKDRHEGVITFGDKSRVGRGGMTAKVKAAVYSSHAGIPVVITSGFAADNIIKVLNGKRIGTLFHRDAHKWSPQGEVGALEMAVSARESSRRLQTVPSQERSKILLDVADALEASEKLILAENEADVSEAQQAGYEKALISRLALKPGKVSSLSNAIRVLANMEEPIGRVLKKTELSEGFILDKMSSPLGVLLIIFESRPDALVQIASLAIRSGNGLLLKGGKEARRTNAILHKIITSAIPKSVGERLIGLVTSREELPELLKLDDVIDLVIPRGSNKLVSQIKASTKIPVLGHADGICHVFVDKSANMDMAKQIVLDAKTDYPAACNAMETLLVHKDLVETRGLNELIVELQIKGVAIFGGPRASSILNIPQARSLHHEYSSLACTVEIVDDVYAAIDHIHLHGSAHTDSIITEDTEVAEIFLRQVDSAAIFHNASTRFSDGFRFGLGAEVGISTSRIHARGPVGVEGLLTTRWIARGNGQVVNGDKDIVYTHKDLSLKS; encoded by the exons ATGGAGGCTGTGGATTCGACTCGTTCGTTTGTAAGGGATGTTAAGCGTGTCATCGTGAAG GTTGGAACTGCTGTTGTCACTCGAGCTGATGGAAGGATAGCTCTTGGAAGATTAGGGGCACTCTGCGAGCAG ATACATGAGCTGAATCATCAGGGATATGAGGTTATTTTGGTGACATCCGGTGCCGTTGGTGTTGGTCGCCAGCGGCTTAGATACAGGAAATTAGTCAACAGCAG TTTTGCTGATCTGCAAAAACCACAAGTAGAGCTTGATGGGAAAGCTTGTGCAGGTGTTGGACAAAATGGTCTTATGGCTCTCTATGATACTTTGTTCAGTCAG TTGGATGTTACATCAGCTCAACTTTTAGTTACTGATAGCGACTTTAGAGATCCAGATTTTAGGAAGCAGCTGAATGAGACTGTGAAATCACTGCTCTCTTTGAAGGTTATTCctatatttaatgaaaatgaTGCAGTCAGTACCCGGAAGGCTCCTTATGAA GACTCTTCGGGAATATTTTGGGACAATGACAGTTTATCAGCATTGTTAGCTATGGAGCTAAAAGCTGACCTCCTTGTATTGTTGAGTGATGTGGATGGTCTTTATAGTGGTCCTCCAAGTGATCCACATTCCGAATTAATTCACACATACGTTAAGGATAGGCACGAGGGAGTAATAACTTTTGGAGACAAGTCTCGGGTTGGAAGAGGGGGTATGACTGCCAAAGTAAAAGCTGCAGTTTATTCTTCTCATGCTGGCATTCCAGTTGTTATTACCAG TGGTTTTGCCGCTGACAATATTATAAAAGTTCTAAATGGAAAGCGTATCGGCACGTTGTTTCACCGAGACGCGCATAAGTGGTCCCCTCAAGGAGAAGTTGGAGCCCTTGAAATGGCGGTTTCAGCTAGGGAAAGTTCAAGACGACTGCAA ACTGTGCCTTCACAAGAAAGGAGTAAAATTTTGCTGGATGTAGCTGATGCTCTGGAAGCGAGTGAAAAGTTGATACTTGCTGAAAATGAAGCTGATGTTTCTGAAGCACAGCAAGCTGGATATGAAAAGGCTTTGATCTCTAGGCTAGCTTTGAAGCCTGGTAAG GTTTCAAGTCTTTCAAATGCTATTCGCGTGCTTGCAAACATGGAGGAGCCCATTGGACGAGTTTTGAAGAAAACAGAG CTTTCAGAAGGATTTATATTGGACAAGATGTCATCTCCCTTGGGTGTTCTTTTGATCATTTTCGAGTCTCGACCTGATGCACTAGTTCAG ATAGCTTCATTAGCAATTCGGAGTGGGAATGGTCTGCTGTTAAAAGGTGGAAAAGAAGCTAGACGAACAAATGCAATCCTGCATAAG ATTATTACTTCTGCCATCCCAAaaagtgttggagaacggcTTATTGGACTTGTAACTTCCAGGGAAGAGCTCCCTGAATTGCTTAAG CTGGATGATGTAATTGATCTGGTTATCCCGAGAGGCAGCAATAAACTTGTTTCTCAAATTAAGGCTTCAACCAAGATCCCTGTTCTCGGTCATGCCG ATGGAATCTGTCATGTTTTTGTAGATAAATCAGCTAATATGGATATGGCGAAGCAGATCGTTTTAGACGCAAAAACAGATTATCCTGCTGCATGTAATGCAATG GAAACACTGCTTGTTCATAAGGACTTGGTAGAGACTCGGGGTCTAAATGAACTTATTGTGGAACTTCAAATCAAAG GTGTCGCAATATTTGGTGGACCTCGAGCAAGCTCTATACTAAATATTCCGCAAGCTCGTTCCTTGCACCACGAATACAGTTCACTCGCATGCACTGTTGAAATTGTGGATGATGTGTATGCTGCCATTGATCATATTCATCTCCATGGAAG TGCGCACACTGACAGCATTATAACTGAAGATACTGAAGTTGCAGAAATCTTTTTACGTCAAGTTGACAG TGCTGCAATATTTCACAATGCAAGTACAAGATTTTCTGACGGCTTCCGATTTGGACTAGGCGCAGAG GTTGGCATTAGTACTAGTCGCATCCATGCTCGAGGTCCTGTGGGTGTTGAAGGATTGCTTACAACAAGATG GATTGCCAGAGGAAATGGCCAAGTGGTGAATGGTGATAAAGACATTGTGTACACTCACAAAGACTTGAGCCTGAAATCTTGA
- the LOC140875543 gene encoding delta-1-pyrroline-5-carboxylate synthase isoform X2, translating to MALYDTLFSQLDVTSAQLLVTDSDFRDPDFRKQLNETVKSLLSLKVIPIFNENDAVSTRKAPYEDSSGIFWDNDSLSALLAMELKADLLVLLSDVDGLYSGPPSDPHSELIHTYVKDRHEGVITFGDKSRVGRGGMTAKVKAAVYSSHAGIPVVITSGFAADNIIKVLNGKRIGTLFHRDAHKWSPQGEVGALEMAVSARESSRRLQTVPSQERSKILLDVADALEASEKLILAENEADVSEAQQAGYEKALISRLALKPGKVSSLSNAIRVLANMEEPIGRVLKKTELSEGFILDKMSSPLGVLLIIFESRPDALVQIASLAIRSGNGLLLKGGKEARRTNAILHKIITSAIPKSVGERLIGLVTSREELPELLKLDDVIDLVIPRGSNKLVSQIKASTKIPVLGHADGICHVFVDKSANMDMAKQIVLDAKTDYPAACNAMETLLVHKDLVETRGLNELIVELQIKGVAIFGGPRASSILNIPQARSLHHEYSSLACTVEIVDDVYAAIDHIHLHGSAHTDSIITEDTEVAEIFLRQVDSAAIFHNASTRFSDGFRFGLGAEVGISTSRIHARGPVGVEGLLTTRWIARGNGQVVNGDKDIVYTHKDLSLKS from the exons ATGGCTCTCTATGATACTTTGTTCAGTCAG TTGGATGTTACATCAGCTCAACTTTTAGTTACTGATAGCGACTTTAGAGATCCAGATTTTAGGAAGCAGCTGAATGAGACTGTGAAATCACTGCTCTCTTTGAAGGTTATTCctatatttaatgaaaatgaTGCAGTCAGTACCCGGAAGGCTCCTTATGAA GACTCTTCGGGAATATTTTGGGACAATGACAGTTTATCAGCATTGTTAGCTATGGAGCTAAAAGCTGACCTCCTTGTATTGTTGAGTGATGTGGATGGTCTTTATAGTGGTCCTCCAAGTGATCCACATTCCGAATTAATTCACACATACGTTAAGGATAGGCACGAGGGAGTAATAACTTTTGGAGACAAGTCTCGGGTTGGAAGAGGGGGTATGACTGCCAAAGTAAAAGCTGCAGTTTATTCTTCTCATGCTGGCATTCCAGTTGTTATTACCAG TGGTTTTGCCGCTGACAATATTATAAAAGTTCTAAATGGAAAGCGTATCGGCACGTTGTTTCACCGAGACGCGCATAAGTGGTCCCCTCAAGGAGAAGTTGGAGCCCTTGAAATGGCGGTTTCAGCTAGGGAAAGTTCAAGACGACTGCAA ACTGTGCCTTCACAAGAAAGGAGTAAAATTTTGCTGGATGTAGCTGATGCTCTGGAAGCGAGTGAAAAGTTGATACTTGCTGAAAATGAAGCTGATGTTTCTGAAGCACAGCAAGCTGGATATGAAAAGGCTTTGATCTCTAGGCTAGCTTTGAAGCCTGGTAAG GTTTCAAGTCTTTCAAATGCTATTCGCGTGCTTGCAAACATGGAGGAGCCCATTGGACGAGTTTTGAAGAAAACAGAG CTTTCAGAAGGATTTATATTGGACAAGATGTCATCTCCCTTGGGTGTTCTTTTGATCATTTTCGAGTCTCGACCTGATGCACTAGTTCAG ATAGCTTCATTAGCAATTCGGAGTGGGAATGGTCTGCTGTTAAAAGGTGGAAAAGAAGCTAGACGAACAAATGCAATCCTGCATAAG ATTATTACTTCTGCCATCCCAAaaagtgttggagaacggcTTATTGGACTTGTAACTTCCAGGGAAGAGCTCCCTGAATTGCTTAAG CTGGATGATGTAATTGATCTGGTTATCCCGAGAGGCAGCAATAAACTTGTTTCTCAAATTAAGGCTTCAACCAAGATCCCTGTTCTCGGTCATGCCG ATGGAATCTGTCATGTTTTTGTAGATAAATCAGCTAATATGGATATGGCGAAGCAGATCGTTTTAGACGCAAAAACAGATTATCCTGCTGCATGTAATGCAATG GAAACACTGCTTGTTCATAAGGACTTGGTAGAGACTCGGGGTCTAAATGAACTTATTGTGGAACTTCAAATCAAAG GTGTCGCAATATTTGGTGGACCTCGAGCAAGCTCTATACTAAATATTCCGCAAGCTCGTTCCTTGCACCACGAATACAGTTCACTCGCATGCACTGTTGAAATTGTGGATGATGTGTATGCTGCCATTGATCATATTCATCTCCATGGAAG TGCGCACACTGACAGCATTATAACTGAAGATACTGAAGTTGCAGAAATCTTTTTACGTCAAGTTGACAG TGCTGCAATATTTCACAATGCAAGTACAAGATTTTCTGACGGCTTCCGATTTGGACTAGGCGCAGAG GTTGGCATTAGTACTAGTCGCATCCATGCTCGAGGTCCTGTGGGTGTTGAAGGATTGCTTACAACAAGATG GATTGCCAGAGGAAATGGCCAAGTGGTGAATGGTGATAAAGACATTGTGTACACTCACAAAGACTTGAGCCTGAAATCTTGA